Proteins from one Nitrospirota bacterium genomic window:
- the nrdR gene encoding transcriptional repressor NrdR has translation MKCPFCGHLEDKVVDSREGREGGSIRRRRECLRCRRRFTTYEHIEDVLPVVVKKDGRRELFDRNKILSGLKKACEKRPVGMEALEDAVSRIEKKVQESGEKELPSTMIGEEVMRELHALDEVAYVRFASVYREFKDINQFMEELRDILKDRNKK, from the coding sequence ATGAAATGTCCCTTTTGCGGACATCTTGAGGACAAGGTTGTAGATTCAAGAGAGGGCAGGGAAGGGGGTTCAATCCGGCGCAGGAGGGAGTGTCTCAGGTGTAGGAGGAGATTTACAACATACGAGCATATAGAGGATGTACTGCCTGTTGTCGTAAAAAAAGACGGCAGGAGGGAGTTGTTTGACAGGAATAAGATCCTGTCCGGTCTTAAGAAGGCATGTGAGAAGAGGCCGGTTGGCATGGAAGCGCTGGAAGATGCGGTCTCACGGATAGAGAAAAAGGTCCAGGAGAGCGGAGAAAAAGAATTGCCGAGCACAATGATCGGAGAGGAAGTGATGAGGGAGCTCCATGCCCTTGATGAAGTTGCATATGTGAGGTTTGCGTCAGTGTACAGGGAGTTTAAGGATATAAATCAGTTTATGGAAGAGCTGAGAGATATTTTAAAGGACAGGAACAAAAAGTAA
- a CDS encoding RnfABCDGE type electron transport complex subunit D: MAEAAEQEEKKGRLEEPTPKLILTSSPHQLSQDSIERIMWTVVLALAPASLAGLYFFGWGALYVLIVSVCSTMAAEAIYQRLSGNSMTVTDGSAAVTGLLLGLTLPPGSPWWLCVVGGFFAIIICKQLYGGLGFNPFNPALMSRVFLLIAFPLQMTKWPVPRPFFSGMDASTGATPLGNLQVARLTGKGLGKAAELNIWDAFIGNIGGSIGEVSAIALLIGAACLLYKQYISWHIPVSMIGTVMIFSGIFWVIDPSKYANPVFHLFTGGLIIGAFFMATDMVTCPVTLKGQLLFGFGCGLITVIIRMWGGYPEGVSFAIVLMNIVSPMIDRYLRPVRYGSVKKVEGRR; encoded by the coding sequence ATGGCAGAAGCAGCAGAACAGGAAGAGAAAAAAGGAAGATTGGAAGAGCCGACCCCAAAGCTTATTCTGACTTCTTCACCCCATCAACTAAGTCAGGACTCCATAGAGAGAATAATGTGGACTGTTGTCCTTGCCCTGGCGCCTGCATCTCTCGCAGGGCTGTACTTTTTTGGCTGGGGGGCTCTCTATGTCCTGATAGTTTCAGTATGTTCCACCATGGCTGCTGAGGCTATATATCAGAGGCTAAGCGGAAACAGCATGACGGTAACGGATGGGAGCGCCGCAGTAACAGGCCTGCTCCTCGGATTGACATTGCCGCCTGGTTCACCATGGTGGCTATGTGTGGTTGGTGGCTTCTTTGCCATTATAATATGCAAGCAGCTTTATGGTGGATTGGGATTTAATCCCTTTAATCCGGCACTCATGTCACGGGTATTTCTGTTAATTGCCTTTCCACTGCAAATGACAAAGTGGCCAGTCCCCCGGCCGTTCTTTTCAGGTATGGATGCGAGCACAGGTGCGACGCCTCTTGGAAATCTTCAGGTGGCCAGGTTGACCGGCAAGGGATTAGGCAAGGCAGCGGAACTTAATATATGGGATGCCTTCATCGGGAACATCGGCGGCTCTATCGGTGAGGTCTCGGCTATTGCCCTCCTGATTGGCGCTGCATGTTTGTTATACAAACAGTATATATCATGGCATATCCCTGTCAGCATGATCGGCACTGTCATGATATTCAGCGGCATATTCTGGGTGATTGATCCGTCAAAATATGCCAACCCTGTGTTTCATCTGTTCACCGGTGGATTGATTATAGGGGCATTTTTCATGGCCACAGACATGGTCACATGTCCTGTTACGTTGAAGGGACAGCTTCTGTTTGGTTTTGGGTGCGGACTTATAACAGTGATAATAAGGATGTGGGGTGGATATCCTGAAGGGGTATCTTTTGCTATAGTATTAATGAATATAGTATCGCCTATGATTGACAGATATTTAAGACCGGTAAGATATGGTTCAGTAAAGAAGGTAGAAGGTAGAAGGTAG
- the rsxC gene encoding electron transport complex subunit RsxC translates to MWTIAGEGIHPTDRKSETSSIPISEIKPPAKVVIPLSQHIGAPCDPLVKIGDIVKKYQKVGEAKGVVSSPVHSSVSGKVVAIGRFPHPSGNQSNSIVIESDGKDEAIDSLKEHSDYSGLDPDVLKDIILGSGIVGMGGATFPTHVKLNPPKEKKITAVILNGAECEPFLTSDDRLMVEKSREVIEGLKIFMHIMGVREGYVGIENDKPGAIEAIKKSASGTNIKVISLAKKYPQGAEKQLIKSVTGKEVPSGGLPMDVGIVVQNVGTAAAVYNAVRYGIPLVDRIVTVTGNGINRRGNFRIPVGTLLEHVIAECGGLAGEPGKIIFGGPMMGIAQYSMLVPILKGTSGILVIPKGEVAFEDFRACIRCGRCVQACPIRLLPNMYSILCEAGKPKDAEEYHILDCIECGCCTYVCPSRRPIVQQIRYIKAEMRKAKSRVA, encoded by the coding sequence ATGTGGACGATTGCGGGAGAAGGTATACATCCGACAGATAGGAAGAGCGAGACATCCTCTATTCCTATTTCAGAAATAAAACCGCCAGCCAAGGTTGTCATTCCGTTGTCACAGCATATCGGCGCCCCCTGTGATCCATTAGTAAAGATCGGGGATATTGTCAAGAAATATCAGAAGGTGGGAGAGGCCAAAGGGGTTGTATCATCTCCTGTTCATAGTTCTGTTTCAGGGAAGGTTGTTGCTATAGGCAGGTTCCCGCATCCATCAGGCAATCAGTCCAATTCAATTGTCATTGAGTCAGATGGAAAAGATGAGGCCATTGATTCACTCAAGGAGCACAGCGATTATTCCGGCCTTGATCCTGATGTGTTAAAGGACATTATTCTTGGTTCCGGAATCGTTGGAATGGGCGGGGCTACTTTCCCTACCCATGTCAAATTAAATCCCCCAAAAGAGAAAAAGATAACTGCTGTTATTCTCAATGGTGCAGAGTGTGAACCTTTTCTGACATCCGATGACAGGCTCATGGTTGAGAAGTCCCGTGAAGTCATTGAGGGGCTGAAGATTTTTATGCACATCATGGGTGTAAGGGAAGGGTATGTTGGTATTGAAAATGATAAACCCGGAGCAATAGAGGCGATTAAGAAATCTGCATCCGGCACCAATATAAAAGTCATTTCTTTGGCAAAGAAGTATCCTCAGGGCGCGGAGAAGCAGCTCATCAAAAGTGTAACGGGCAAAGAGGTCCCGTCAGGCGGTCTTCCAATGGATGTTGGTATAGTGGTGCAGAATGTCGGGACTGCAGCGGCAGTCTACAACGCAGTCAGGTATGGGATACCGCTTGTTGACCGCATTGTTACTGTTACCGGTAATGGTATAAACAGGCGCGGAAATTTCAGGATACCGGTAGGAACCCTGCTTGAGCATGTAATAGCCGAGTGCGGAGGCCTGGCCGGTGAACCAGGTAAAATTATATTTGGCGGACCGATGATGGGCATTGCCCAGTATTCCATGCTTGTTCCAATACTCAAAGGTACATCAGGTATCCTTGTAATTCCAAAAGGTGAAGTTGCCTTCGAGGATTTTCGCGCCTGCATCAGGTGTGGAAGGTGCGTTCAGGCGTGTCCTATACGGTTACTGCCAAATATGTACAGTATCCTTTGTGAGGCCGGAAAGCCGAAGGATGCAGAGGAATATCACATATTGGATTGCATCGAGTGCGGTTGTTGTACATATGTATGTCCTTCGAGGAGGCCAATAGTGCAGCAGATCCGTTATATTAAGGCAGAGATGAGAAAGGCAAAGAGCAGGGTTGCGTGA
- the rpiB gene encoding ribose 5-phosphate isomerase B, with protein MKIAIASDHGGCDLKERIVELLKEKGFEVTDYGVDNPESVDYPDYGIKVASAVSKGVAERGILSCGTGIGMSIVANKFPNVRAALCCDMYTARMSRLHNDSNILVLGGRVLDKEIALLMVEAWLKTDFEGGRHQRRLDKISRLEKGLYNNNSNNG; from the coding sequence ATGAAAATAGCGATTGCATCGGATCACGGAGGTTGTGACCTCAAGGAGAGGATAGTTGAGTTATTGAAGGAAAAGGGGTTTGAAGTAACAGATTATGGTGTAGACAATCCCGAATCCGTAGATTATCCGGACTATGGGATCAAGGTTGCAAGTGCCGTATCAAAAGGTGTTGCGGAGCGGGGGATCCTGTCCTGCGGGACAGGCATCGGGATGTCAATAGTCGCTAACAAGTTCCCAAACGTTCGGGCAGCCTTATGCTGCGACATGTATACCGCGAGGATGAGCAGATTGCATAATGACTCCAACATCCTTGTGCTTGGCGGGAGGGTTTTGGATAAAGAAATAGCCCTGCTTATGGTCGAAGCCTGGCTAAAGACAGATTTCGAAGGCGGAAGGCACCAGCGGCGGCTGGATAAGATAAGCAGGCTTGAAAAAGGTTTATACAACAATAATAGTAATAATGGATAG
- a CDS encoding RnfABCDGE type electron transport complex subunit B gives MLSAIITMGAMGALASLGLGIAGKKFAVEIDPKIAEIDSFLPHANCGACGYAGCLGFATAVAEGKAGVSGCPPGGASTAKKISAVMGVAAPEMPERMLARVYCLGGHQEAVEKFEYHGIQDCNAAVLISGGSKSCVYGCLGLASCVKACPFDAMYMSKNGLPVVIDDKCTGCGLCIPPCPKNLIELIPENRDVHIFCRSLDKGADTKKACNIGCISCNKCDKVCPYDAITIDSFLARIDYNKCTGCGLCVPVCPTNIITDLIPVREVAYVHEECIGCLICKKVCPVDAITGESKQLHVVDPVKCIGCTICADKCPPRVIEMQSTQTKQKSQMERISRAA, from the coding sequence ATGTTATCCGCCATTATTACGATGGGTGCGATGGGCGCCCTCGCAAGTCTGGGACTTGGTATTGCAGGCAAAAAGTTTGCGGTTGAAATAGACCCCAAAATTGCCGAGATTGACAGCTTCCTGCCTCACGCCAATTGCGGGGCATGTGGTTATGCCGGATGTCTGGGGTTTGCGACTGCTGTTGCTGAAGGAAAAGCCGGAGTCAGTGGATGCCCGCCTGGCGGCGCATCTACGGCAAAAAAGATATCTGCAGTCATGGGTGTTGCTGCCCCTGAAATGCCGGAAAGGATGCTTGCCCGTGTCTACTGTCTTGGCGGACATCAGGAGGCGGTTGAAAAATTTGAATATCACGGTATACAGGATTGTAATGCCGCAGTGCTCATATCAGGCGGTTCAAAGAGCTGTGTCTATGGATGTCTCGGTCTTGCAAGCTGTGTGAAGGCATGTCCCTTTGACGCCATGTATATGAGTAAAAACGGGCTTCCTGTTGTTATAGATGATAAATGTACCGGCTGCGGCTTGTGTATTCCGCCGTGTCCCAAGAATCTTATTGAGCTTATCCCTGAAAACAGGGACGTTCATATATTCTGCAGGTCATTGGATAAAGGAGCTGACACAAAGAAGGCGTGCAACATAGGATGTATCTCCTGCAACAAATGTGACAAGGTGTGTCCTTATGATGCTATAACGATAGACAGCTTCCTTGCACGTATAGATTACAATAAATGTACCGGGTGCGGTCTCTGTGTCCCTGTGTGCCCTACAAATATTATTACAGACCTGATACCTGTCAGAGAGGTTGCATATGTACATGAAGAGTGCATAGGCTGTCTGATATGCAAAAAGGTCTGTCCGGTTGATGCTATTACGGGAGAATCAAAACAGTTACATGTGGTGGATCCTGTCAAATGTATCGGTTGCACCATATGTGCTGACAAGTGCCCGCCAAGGGTAATAGAGATGCAGTCAACTCAGACAAAACAGAAGTCACAGATGGAGAGGATTAGCAGAGCTGCTTAA
- a CDS encoding putative glycoside hydrolase has protein sequence MWNYLLLGASFLVSFGIAVSAWLQDSYPVILSSPRDYQQQENVDTHPYPPSLRVEKPEVKGIHVTSWIAGDRRYFPDLIKLIDETELNTIVIDLKEADGRVAYDADVPLARSSGAIQKRIRNLDGILEECKRHNIYKIARIVLFKDTFLAEKRTDLAIMNKVTEGIWRDYKGEAFTNPYSKEVWDYNLSLAEDAAARGFDEIQFDYVRFPSDGPLREISYPDGHNEDKAAALISSFVEEAGRRLAPYNVKLSVDVFGLTTLRDDVGIGQNFKQLIDRVDYISPMIYPSHYWKGSYGYKNPNSAPYEIIRHSLRDAIKKSIDQTQTEAIIKGKIRPWLQDFTLGNPPYGAAEVRIQIKAANDLGISEWLLWNPSVRYTKSALLPYWKGVQEADATNPKPAEQQIHAQTQGS, from the coding sequence ATGTGGAATTATCTGCTCTTAGGGGCATCGTTTTTAGTATCTTTTGGTATTGCGGTCTCTGCCTGGCTGCAGGATTCATATCCGGTCATATTAAGCAGTCCGCGGGATTATCAACAGCAGGAAAATGTTGATACCCACCCGTATCCTCCATCTCTCAGAGTGGAAAAACCTGAGGTAAAAGGCATTCATGTTACAAGCTGGATTGCCGGAGACAGGAGGTACTTCCCTGATCTTATAAAACTCATTGATGAGACTGAGCTTAATACGATTGTAATAGACCTTAAGGAGGCGGATGGGAGGGTTGCCTATGATGCCGATGTCCCGCTCGCCAGGTCTTCCGGGGCTATCCAGAAGAGGATCAGAAATCTGGATGGCATTTTAGAGGAGTGTAAGAGGCACAATATTTACAAGATTGCCCGTATAGTCCTCTTTAAGGACACCTTCCTTGCAGAAAAAAGGACTGATCTGGCCATAATGAACAAGGTTACAGAAGGTATTTGGAGGGACTATAAGGGAGAGGCATTCACCAACCCATATTCTAAAGAGGTGTGGGACTATAACCTCAGCCTTGCAGAAGATGCGGCGGCGCGTGGTTTTGATGAGATACAGTTTGACTATGTAAGGTTCCCCAGCGACGGCCCGCTCAGGGAGATTTCGTATCCTGACGGACACAATGAGGATAAGGCTGCTGCGCTGATTTCATCTTTTGTAGAAGAGGCCGGCAGACGCCTGGCCCCCTATAATGTAAAACTATCCGTAGACGTATTTGGCCTTACCACCCTCCGTGATGACGTCGGCATCGGCCAGAACTTCAAGCAGTTGATTGACAGGGTAGATTATATCTCTCCAATGATATATCCGTCACACTACTGGAAAGGTTCATATGGTTATAAGAATCCGAACAGCGCCCCCTATGAGATCATAAGACATTCCCTGAGAGATGCCATAAAAAAATCTATTGATCAGACACAGACAGAGGCGATAATAAAAGGCAAGATAAGACCCTGGCTGCAGGACTTTACCCTCGGAAACCCGCCGTATGGCGCAGCAGAGGTCAGGATACAGATCAAGGCTGCAAATGACCTTGGCATCAGTGAGTGGCTGCTTTGGAACCCGTCGGTCCGCTATACAAAGAGTGCACTGCTGCCTTACTGGAAGGGTGTGCAGGAGGCAGACGCAACAAACCCGAAGCCTGCGGAACAGCAGATACATGCACAGACCCAGGGTTCATAA
- the rsxA gene encoding electron transport complex subunit RsxA yields MDNVIEILLILVSTIFVTNFVLARFLGICPFLGVSSRIETSIGMGMAVVFVITLAGLFSWLIEKFVLIPFDIVYLRTIVFILVIAALVQFVEMVIRKTSPALYNALGIFLPLITTNCAVLAVALLVVQKEMDFFPMLFFSFGASVGFTVALLLMAGIREQTLHARIPKILQGTPISLVTAGLMALAFLGFAGLVKM; encoded by the coding sequence ATGGATAATGTTATTGAAATATTACTCATACTTGTAAGCACTATTTTTGTTACTAACTTTGTCCTGGCCCGCTTTCTTGGTATCTGTCCTTTCCTCGGTGTTTCATCGAGGATAGAGACCAGTATTGGGATGGGAATGGCGGTTGTATTCGTGATAACACTTGCCGGCCTGTTTTCATGGCTTATAGAAAAATTTGTATTGATCCCCTTTGACATTGTCTATCTCAGGACTATAGTATTCATTCTCGTGATCGCAGCGCTGGTGCAGTTCGTTGAGATGGTTATCCGCAAGACAAGCCCGGCGCTCTATAATGCCCTGGGAATATTCCTGCCGTTAATTACAACAAACTGCGCGGTGCTGGCAGTTGCATTACTTGTTGTTCAGAAAGAGATGGATTTTTTCCCAATGCTGTTCTTTTCATTTGGTGCTTCTGTAGGGTTTACTGTTGCACTGCTCCTCATGGCTGGAATCCGGGAGCAGACCCTTCATGCGCGGATCCCCAAAATTTTGCAGGGTACGCCAATATCCCTTGTGACAGCAGGATTGATGGCCCTTGCATTTCTGGGATTTGCAGGCCTGGTGAAGATGTAA
- a CDS encoding electron transport complex subunit E produces the protein MTEVAEVAGRPSWLNIKELSGDFVRGLWEEIPLFRLVLGTCPTLAVTTSATNGVGMGIATTFVLIASNIMISILRKLIPDMIRIPAFIIVIATFVTITDLMMAAFTPELHHSLGIFIPLIVVNCIVLARAEAFASKNPIIRSAADGLGMGLGFTIVLILLGSTREILGNGTWFDLPVLTGLMGLFNYEYQPMIVMILPPGAFIGLGLWVALANMIEEKRKGKK, from the coding sequence ATGACTGAGGTTGCAGAGGTTGCAGGCAGGCCATCCTGGCTTAACATCAAAGAATTATCAGGTGATTTTGTCAGGGGATTGTGGGAGGAGATCCCGTTATTCAGGCTTGTCCTGGGTACATGTCCTACCCTTGCGGTGACTACATCTGCGACAAATGGTGTAGGAATGGGTATTGCCACTACCTTTGTCCTTATAGCCTCCAATATAATGATTTCCATCCTTCGAAAGCTGATTCCGGACATGATACGAATTCCGGCATTTATTATTGTCATAGCTACTTTTGTTACAATAACAGACCTTATGATGGCCGCGTTTACGCCAGAGCTTCATCACTCACTTGGAATATTCATCCCTTTGATAGTTGTTAACTGCATAGTACTCGCAAGGGCCGAGGCATTTGCATCAAAGAATCCTATTATAAGATCTGCCGCAGACGGTCTTGGTATGGGATTAGGATTCACAATAGTCCTTATCCTCCTCGGTTCTACAAGAGAGATACTCGGTAATGGCACCTGGTTTGATCTCCCGGTGCTTACAGGACTGATGGGACTGTTTAACTATGAGTATCAACCTATGATTGTTATGATTTTGCCTCCTGGGGCATTTATTGGACTGGGGCTTTGGGTTGCACTTGCAAATATGATAGAGGAAAAGAGAAAGGGGAAGAAATAG
- a CDS encoding RnfABCDGE type electron transport complex subunit G, which yields MARLIIILTLFCLVAAAALARVYDITKGPIAEQERLKTITALKAVLPSFNNDIDREAAEVVVGQDKKGRDIKMKFFKGRMDDRPVGTAFQVIAPDGYAGDIAILMGVGPDGKISGIEIISHKETPGLGNRIQKDEWKAEFKGRSLEDGPKFAVKKDGGEIDQFSGATISPRAVVHAVKKGLEIYQKEFGNGG from the coding sequence ATGGCACGACTGATTATTATACTAACCCTTTTTTGTCTGGTTGCAGCAGCGGCGCTGGCCAGGGTCTATGATATTACAAAAGGACCGATTGCCGAGCAGGAGCGCCTAAAGACAATAACTGCACTTAAGGCTGTTTTACCTTCATTCAACAATGACATAGACAGGGAAGCTGCGGAAGTTGTTGTGGGACAGGATAAGAAGGGCCGGGACATAAAGATGAAATTTTTCAAAGGAAGGATGGATGACAGGCCTGTTGGTACGGCGTTTCAGGTAATTGCCCCTGACGGTTATGCAGGAGATATCGCCATATTGATGGGTGTGGGACCGGATGGCAAGATCTCAGGCATAGAGATTATAAGCCATAAGGAGACACCGGGGCTTGGAAACAGGATTCAAAAGGATGAGTGGAAGGCGGAGTTCAAGGGAAGGTCACTCGAGGACGGCCCTAAGTTTGCCGTGAAGAAAGATGGGGGGGAAATAGACCAGTTCAGCGGCGCTACCATATCCCCGAGGGCTGTTGTACACGCAGTAAAGAAGGGTCTTGAAATTTATCAAAAGGAGTTTGGTAATGGCGGATAG
- a CDS encoding 30S ribosomal protein S18: protein MAERGDRGDREDREFKPYYRRKVCRFCTDKVPVIDYKDLQTLRSYVSDRGKIMPRRISGVCASHQRELNTAIKRARNIALLPFTERG, encoded by the coding sequence ATGGCAGAACGTGGTGATCGTGGTGACAGAGAAGACAGGGAGTTTAAGCCTTATTACAGGCGGAAGGTCTGCAGGTTTTGTACAGACAAGGTACCTGTTATAGATTATAAGGACTTACAGACATTGCGGAGTTATGTCTCGGACAGGGGTAAGATAATGCCGAGGAGAATATCCGGGGTTTGCGCATCTCATCAAAGGGAGCTAAACACCGCTATTAAACGAGCCCGCAATATAGCACTGCTACCCTTTACAGAGAGAGGGTAG
- the rpsF gene encoding 30S ribosomal protein S6: MNIYESIFILKSSVSDEDVQKTVSKMEGIVKQGAELVATENWGKKKLAYEVAKEKRGVYILLRFQGKGDIISDLERNYRIDDNIIKFLTVKLEKKEIEQLKKKEAAAASAHEKASREQSGATHV; the protein is encoded by the coding sequence TTGAACATTTATGAGTCTATCTTTATCCTGAAGTCCTCAGTCAGTGATGAGGATGTCCAGAAGACAGTAAGCAAGATGGAAGGCATCGTAAAACAGGGCGCTGAGCTTGTTGCTACTGAAAACTGGGGCAAGAAGAAACTTGCCTATGAGGTGGCAAAGGAAAAAAGGGGGGTTTATATTCTCCTTCGGTTTCAGGGAAAGGGTGATATTATTTCAGACCTTGAGAGAAATTACAGGATTGATGATAATATCATTAAATTCCTTACCGTAAAATTGGAGAAGAAGGAGATTGAGCAGTTGAAGAAAAAGGAGGCAGCAGCCGCCTCTGCTCATGAGAAGGCTTCGAGAGAACAATCAGGCGCTACGCACGTGTAA
- a CDS encoding serine hydroxymethyltransferase: MSDLQYTDPEVFEAIQNEIKRENNHILLIASENYASRAVLEAQGSVMTNKYAEGYPHKRYYGGCEFVDAAEDLAISRAKEIFGAEHVNVQPHAGTQANMAVYFSVLKPGDTIMGMDLAHGGHLSHGSRVNFSGIFYNVVSYGVGRETGTIDYDEIRKLANERRPKIIVIGASAYARTLDFKAFQSIAKEVGAYTLADIAHIAGLVAAGVHPSPFPHCDFVTTTTHKTLRGPRGGMIMCKAEYAKLIDKSIFPGIQGGPLMHAIAAKAVAFKEALTPEFKKYQEQVVKNAKRLAGGLDKRGYNLVSGGTDNHLMLVDLRNKGLTGKDAEAALDAAGITLNKNAVPFDDKPPMVTSGVRIGTPAVTTRGMKEGEMDKIAEFIDTVLGNMGNQDVYSEVRNAVVELCKKFPVY; encoded by the coding sequence ATGTCTGATTTACAGTATACGGACCCTGAGGTTTTTGAGGCGATTCAGAATGAAATAAAGAGGGAAAACAACCATATCCTACTTATTGCCTCTGAAAATTATGCGAGCAGGGCTGTGCTCGAGGCTCAGGGTAGTGTAATGACCAACAAATATGCCGAGGGTTATCCGCATAAACGCTATTACGGAGGCTGTGAGTTTGTTGATGCTGCCGAAGACCTTGCCATATCGAGGGCAAAGGAGATCTTTGGCGCTGAGCATGTGAATGTGCAGCCCCACGCAGGGACTCAGGCAAACATGGCAGTATATTTCTCGGTTCTTAAACCGGGAGACACGATTATGGGGATGGACCTTGCGCATGGCGGGCATCTGAGCCACGGCAGCAGGGTAAATTTCTCAGGAATTTTCTATAATGTTGTGAGCTACGGGGTCGGACGTGAGACAGGAACCATTGATTACGATGAGATAAGAAAACTGGCGAATGAACGCAGACCCAAAATAATAGTTATTGGGGCAAGCGCATATGCACGGACCCTTGACTTCAAGGCATTTCAATCAATTGCCAAAGAAGTGGGGGCGTATACGCTGGCAGACATTGCACATATAGCCGGACTTGTAGCGGCAGGTGTCCATCCAAGTCCCTTTCCGCATTGTGATTTTGTTACTACAACTACACACAAGACATTAAGAGGTCCACGGGGCGGGATGATTATGTGCAAAGCTGAGTATGCAAAGCTAATTGACAAGAGCATATTCCCCGGCATCCAGGGTGGTCCCCTGATGCATGCAATAGCGGCTAAGGCTGTTGCCTTTAAAGAGGCATTGACACCTGAGTTTAAGAAATATCAGGAGCAGGTTGTAAAAAATGCGAAGCGCCTTGCAGGTGGCCTTGACAAACGCGGATATAACCTTGTTTCAGGCGGTACAGACAACCACCTCATGCTGGTAGACCTGAGAAACAAGGGATTAACCGGAAAAGATGCAGAAGCTGCGCTTGATGCAGCAGGGATTACGCTGAACAAGAATGCAGTCCCCTTTGATGACAAGCCTCCAATGGTTACGAGCGGAGTGAGGATTGGCACGCCGGCAGTAACGACAAGGGGGATGAAAGAGGGAGAGATGGACAAGATAGCAGAGTTTATAGACACGGTTCTTGGTAACATGGGTAATCAGGATGTCTATAGTGAAGTTCGTAATGCTGTAGTGGAATTGTGCAAAAAGTTTCCGGTATATTGA
- a CDS encoding single-stranded DNA-binding protein — translation MSGFNKVILLGNLTKDPEIRYTPNGTAVANFSLAVNRRFKQGGDIKDEVCYIDIVVFGKQAESCSQYISKGDSVLIDGRLQQRRWETEDGQKRSRMEVVAQSVQFMPKRQGGPAPQDFVPEDGGSDETPF, via the coding sequence ATGAGTGGATTTAACAAGGTTATTCTATTGGGGAACCTTACCAAGGACCCCGAAATTCGTTATACCCCCAACGGTACTGCCGTTGCAAATTTTTCGCTGGCGGTAAACCGGCGTTTCAAACAGGGAGGGGATATAAAGGATGAGGTCTGTTATATTGATATAGTAGTATTTGGGAAACAGGCCGAGAGCTGCAGTCAGTATATCAGCAAGGGTGATTCTGTTCTTATAGATGGCAGATTGCAGCAAAGGCGCTGGGAGACGGAAGACGGTCAGAAGCGGAGCAGGATGGAGGTTGTGGCGCAGAGCGTACAGTTTATGCCGAAACGCCAGGGTGGCCCTGCCCCGCAGGACTTTGTTCCAGAAGATGGTGGCAGTGATGAAACACCATTTTAA